A single region of the Bicyclus anynana chromosome 14, ilBicAnyn1.1, whole genome shotgun sequence genome encodes:
- the LOC112053665 gene encoding dynein regulatory complex subunit 2, translating to MPKKAKVNKLARMSDEERARYLQHRADVEEEARRRKRELVARFIKNKLDKEETFAKINTAKINQEWRYILRKIKCKQMAMDIQGMMSSFNFLLDRKNRLLNFLIRSTEDSDEQHRRAFQAHTETLSYFLKIGCQRLDKLQAAYELQKNNTLETWDKEEMDITDNQDRAEFKLTLVTYINDRDFQSYKKEKELERATEKNDTRLEYEEEMHHLCKPKQLEIDQYWTKLREVYSTYLERHSPIMDHYNTLREKDEFYQSDIAKNEIQIQHAMETLLTLQSEWIKKNNTMNGKLKRMNNHKEELAKKYWQMKKETKTLRGKEDEMLAALVDASQDAVKRLEDVSVKLEKIKQLGEICRKYEKDSDKLFLEQCDDDRTIDNFEELDSAMIDECKEFKKMDKFLLKVNRVRVQTMCLKTERIKLAKENIQLKQYIKRYLTELALKGGKDRPLSMKLQSEMQKADLNGKLLNRPVTCIEGVLSNVVLHEKRMKLQEKKIKELGSVRAYPRVFCL from the exons ATGCCGAAGAAAGCAAAAGTGAACAAGTTGGCGCGCATGTCCGACGAGGAACGGGCTCGGTACCTGCAGCATCGTGCCGACGTCGAGGAAGAGGCGAGGAGAAGGAAGAGAGAACTGGTGGCCCGGTTTATAAAG AATAAATTGGATAAAGAAGAAACATTTGCGAAAATAAACACagcaaaaataaatcaagaatGGCGATACATTTTGCGCAAAATAAAATGCAAGCAAATGGCTATGGACATTCAG GGGATGATGAGCAGTTTCAACTTCTTGCTGGACAGAAAGAATCGTCTTCTAAATTTCTTGATACGCTCTACGGAAGACTCAGACGAGCAACACCGAAGAGCATTTCAGGCACACACGGAAACTTTAAGCTATTTTCTGA AAATAGGTTGCCAGCGACTCGATAAATTGCAAGCTGCATATGAATTGCAGAAGAATAACACTCTCGAGACGTGGGACAAAGAGGAGATGGATATTACGGATAACCAGGATAGAGCAGAGTTCAAGTTGACACTCGTGACGTACATCAATGATCGTGACTTTCAGagttataagaaagaaaaggaATTAGAACGAGCTACTGAGAAAAATGATACACGCCTTGAG TACGAAGAAGAAATGCACCACCTCTGCAAACCGAAGCAGTTGGAAATAGACCAGTACTGGACGAAGCTGAGAGAAGTGTACAGCACGTATTTGGAGAGACACAGCCCCATCATGGACCACTACAACACACTGCGCGAGAAAGATGAGTTCTACCAGAGTGATATAGCCAAAAATGAGATACAGATCCAACATGCTATG GAAACTTTGTTGACTCTGCAAAGTGAATggataaagaaaaataacacgATGAACGGCAAACTGAAGCGTATGAATAATCATAAGGAAGAATTAGCGAAGAAGTATTGGCAAATGAAGAAAGAAACTAAGACGTTAAGAGGCAAGGAGGATGAAATGCTGGCGGCGTTGGTCGACGCTAGTCAAGATGCTGTAAAA CGACTCGAAGATGTGAGTGTCAAGTTGGAAAAAATCAAACAGCTGGGTGAAATCTGCCGTAAATATGAGAAAGACAGCGACAAATTGTTCCTTGAACAATGTGACGATGACAGAACTATCGACAATTTTGAAGAGTTGGACAGTGCTATGATT gATGAATGTAAAGAATTCAAAAAGATGGACAAATTCCTCCTCAAAGTTAATAGAGTGAGGGTACAGACAATGTGCCTCAAAACAGAGAGAATCAAGCTTGCCAAAGAGAACATACAACTTAAACAGTACATCAAGAGATATCTAACAGAATTAGCTCTCAAGGGAGGCAAAGACAGACCCTTGAGTATGAAGCTCCAGTCTGAAATGCAAAAGGCAGATTTAAATGGCAAATTATT AAATCGACCTGTGACCTGTATTGAAGGAGTATTATCAAATGTTGTGCTTCATGAAAAAAGAATGAAGTTGCAGGAGAAAAAGATCAAGGAGTTAGGATCAGTCAGGGCATATCCTCGGGTGTTTTGTTTGTAA
- the LOC112053668 gene encoding GATA zinc finger domain-containing protein 14: MGLLMHCSLLLFLIIECYTLTCRSEHGPKNDELSKIFNNCLKQMQGTGSEYRQSSENDWRINSENQRNPWETDNRNQNKDERRDNRDNKRDKDRNKSYRGNNNGRNDEAQNDRNENKGTDGRYNTNNHRMSNMNGMGVGNNGGRNDMTNSYSTTGILRGQDEFLQSEEYSDASHDNYYTSFKPPRRYKREKRIEINSGQRSQYNPHSQRSNGYDEKNNDNEKEGKSSSENNSSKEVDKACVLQCFMENLHVTDDRGLPDRYLVTHALTKDEKNEDLRDFLQESIEECFQILDNENTESKCEFSKNLLTCLSEKGRTNCDDWNGKPSFLFKL, translated from the exons ATGGGACTTTTGATGCACTGTTCTTTGTTGTTATTTCTAATTATTGAGTGCTAT ACTCTTACTTGCCGATCCGAACATGGCCCCAAAAACGATGAGTTAAGTAAGATATTCAACAACTGCTTAAAACAAATGCAGGGAACGGGCAGTGAATATAGACAATCTTCAGAAAATGACTGGAGGATAAATTCTGAAAACCAAAGAAATCCTTGGGAAACAGACAACAGAAATCAGAACAAGGATGAAAGAAGGGATAATAGGGACAACAAGAGAGATAAAGATAGAAACAAAAGTTATCGAGGTAATAACAATGGCAGGAATGATGAAGCACAAAATGATAGAAATGAAAACAAAGGAACTGATGGAAGATATAATACAAACAATCATAGGATGAGTAACATGAACGGCATGGGGGTTGGTAACAACGGGGGTAGAAATGATATGACAAACAGTTACAGTACAACTGGTATTTTAAGAGGTCAAGATGAATTTTTGCAGAGCGAGGAATATAGT gatgCGTCACATGATAACTACTACACATCATTTAAACCACCTAGAAGATACAAACGTGAAAAACGTATAGAAATTAATTCTGGACAGCGAAGCCAATACAATCCTCACTCACAGCGATCTAATGGATATGATgagaaaaataatgataatgagaaAGAAGGAAAGAGTTCCAGTGAAAATAATTCTAGCAAAGAAGTTGATAAGGCATGTGTTTTGCAATGTTTCATGGAAAATTTACACGTA ACAGATGACCGTGGATTACCGGACAGATATCTAGTTACACACGCGCTTACTAAAGATGAGAAAAACGAAGATTTAAGGGATTTCTTGCAAGAATCGATTGAAGAGTGCTTTCAAATACTTGATAATG AGAACACAGAAAGTAAATGTGAATTCTCTAAAAACTTATTGACTTGCTTATCTGAAAAAGGGCGCACTAACTGCGATGACTGGAATGGGAAACCaagttttctttttaagttgtaa